The proteins below come from a single Desulfomicrobium escambiense DSM 10707 genomic window:
- a CDS encoding DUF4390 domain-containing protein has product MQLNRIFITFWCLLALAVCQPRAVSASSISVTDLGVDNAAGQISVGFSIVVNDMEPLMEALKNGGDYEVRCTSRLYHRRAGFWDSFLSESGYTCVISSKPIARECQVHDGRGTHTFSFQGLQDQLNRYWSRISVPMGSWDMIERGSAYRVVMTFKVTRTNMPAWVSKPLFFVTWDLVPEIVYEFDFDF; this is encoded by the coding sequence ATGCAACTAAACAGAATATTCATCACCTTTTGGTGCCTTTTGGCGCTGGCTGTTTGCCAGCCCCGTGCGGTCTCGGCGAGCTCGATCTCCGTTACGGACCTTGGAGTCGACAATGCGGCAGGCCAGATTTCCGTGGGGTTCAGCATCGTGGTCAACGACATGGAGCCCCTCATGGAGGCCCTGAAGAACGGCGGGGACTACGAGGTGCGCTGCACGAGCAGGCTCTACCACCGCCGGGCCGGCTTCTGGGATTCCTTCCTGTCCGAATCCGGCTACACCTGCGTCATTTCCAGCAAGCCCATCGCCCGCGAATGCCAGGTCCACGACGGCCGAGGCACGCACACGTTTTCGTTCCAGGGCCTGCAGGACCAGCTCAACCGCTACTGGTCCCGGATATCCGTCCCCATGGGTAGCTGGGATATGATCGAGCGCGGTTCGGCCTACCGGGTGGTCATGACCTTCAAGGTCACGCGCACGAACATGCCCGCCTGGGTCAGCAAGCCGCTCTTTTTCGTCACCTGGGATCTCGTCCCCGAGATCGTGTATGAGTTCGATTTCGATTTCTGA
- a CDS encoding sensor histidine kinase has product MDNPSRLIPVKERPAQERRKRQREITLAVIAIFVIVILTWIELRLLGVHSYLFFALFNVNLILLILVLFLVLRNVIKLILDRRRRVLGSGLRARLVLVFVTLSMVPTFIMFILSMWFVQTSVDYWFQSQVETSMDHALEVGQDFYAAAESGLEAKAQGILDHLRERRIAWNAKGADEAMRAKAREYRLTLVGLVSPTLQERSWQADAVWDQAWRKVKAEVPWDDLSRKPSYWATLLAHPDSDLVVGVLPVDEAASAYLVVGAEVGKGFLERLELIAKGVGEYKQLRSLKFPLKMTLYMVLGLMTLLIFLGATWFGFRLAREISAPVQALAAGTQRIAKGDLSVRLMDDSRDELGLLVQSFNSMAEDLEQSRQGLTEANRRLQEQYQALIAKNHYVQAILDNITSGVVSIDRAGRVTTMNRAAEAILGLEGGGLIGKSALDILGPEHRSLVQEVSQLLTSIPGSQWQRRLDLEVDGETVKLLVNAVALMDSEGSDSGIVAVFENISELEKMQRLDAWKEVARRIAHEIKNPLTPIKLSAERLERKFGQSVEDPVFSQCTGLIVRQVEHLQEMVREFSAFAKMPEVKLVRGQIEPILREAVSVFAESHTAIRWVVRVEDVPAVMLDREAMGRAFANILLNAAEILAGREDGRVETVLYSRKRKGRVYIEISDNGPGIKPEEQSRMFEPYYSTKRSGTGLGLTIVKSIVNDHHGHIRVKPNEPAGTTFVIELPSARSEA; this is encoded by the coding sequence ATGGATAACCCGTCGCGCCTCATTCCGGTCAAGGAGCGGCCCGCCCAGGAACGCCGCAAGCGGCAGCGGGAAATTACCCTGGCCGTCATCGCCATCTTCGTCATCGTCATCCTGACCTGGATCGAACTGCGCCTGCTGGGCGTCCACTCCTACCTCTTCTTCGCCCTTTTCAACGTCAACCTGATCCTGCTCATCCTCGTCCTCTTCCTGGTCCTTCGAAACGTCATCAAGCTCATCCTCGACCGGCGAAGGCGCGTGCTGGGCTCTGGGCTCAGGGCGCGGCTGGTCCTCGTCTTCGTGACCCTCTCCATGGTCCCGACCTTCATCATGTTCATCCTGTCCATGTGGTTCGTGCAGACCTCGGTGGACTACTGGTTCCAGTCCCAGGTCGAGACGTCCATGGACCACGCCCTGGAGGTCGGTCAGGATTTCTACGCCGCGGCTGAGTCCGGGCTGGAGGCCAAGGCCCAGGGGATACTCGATCACCTGCGGGAGCGGCGCATCGCCTGGAACGCCAAGGGCGCGGACGAGGCCATGCGCGCCAAGGCGCGGGAGTACCGGCTGACTCTGGTGGGCCTTGTCTCGCCCACCCTGCAGGAGAGGAGCTGGCAGGCCGACGCGGTCTGGGACCAAGCGTGGCGCAAGGTCAAGGCCGAGGTGCCGTGGGACGACCTGTCCCGGAAGCCGTCCTACTGGGCGACGCTCCTGGCGCACCCGGACTCGGACCTCGTGGTCGGTGTCCTGCCGGTCGACGAGGCGGCTTCGGCCTATCTCGTCGTGGGCGCCGAGGTGGGGAAGGGCTTCCTGGAACGCCTGGAGCTCATCGCCAAGGGCGTGGGCGAGTACAAGCAGCTCCGCAGCCTCAAGTTCCCCCTGAAGATGACGCTCTACATGGTGCTCGGTCTCATGACCCTGCTCATCTTTCTCGGCGCGACCTGGTTCGGCTTCCGCCTGGCGCGGGAGATCAGCGCCCCTGTCCAGGCCCTGGCCGCGGGCACCCAGCGCATCGCGAAGGGCGACCTTTCGGTGCGCCTCATGGACGACTCGCGCGACGAACTCGGCCTGCTGGTCCAGTCCTTCAACAGCATGGCCGAGGACCTGGAGCAGAGCCGCCAGGGGCTGACCGAGGCCAACCGGCGCCTTCAGGAGCAGTATCAGGCCCTCATCGCCAAAAACCATTACGTGCAGGCCATTCTCGACAACATCACCTCCGGCGTGGTCTCCATCGACCGCGCGGGCCGGGTCACGACCATGAACCGTGCGGCCGAGGCCATTCTCGGCCTGGAGGGCGGAGGGCTCATCGGCAAGTCCGCCCTGGACATCCTCGGGCCCGAACACCGCAGCCTGGTGCAGGAGGTCAGCCAGCTCCTGACGAGCATCCCCGGCTCGCAGTGGCAGCGCCGGCTGGACCTGGAGGTCGACGGCGAGACCGTCAAGCTCCTGGTCAATGCCGTGGCCCTCATGGACAGCGAGGGGAGCGACTCGGGCATCGTCGCTGTCTTCGAGAACATCTCCGAGCTGGAGAAGATGCAGCGTCTGGACGCCTGGAAGGAGGTGGCCCGCCGCATCGCCCACGAGATCAAGAATCCGCTGACCCCCATCAAGCTCTCGGCCGAACGCCTGGAGCGCAAGTTCGGCCAATCGGTGGAGGACCCCGTCTTCAGCCAGTGCACCGGCCTCATCGTCAGGCAGGTGGAGCACCTGCAGGAGATGGTCCGGGAGTTCTCGGCCTTCGCCAAGATGCCCGAAGTGAAGCTGGTGCGCGGCCAGATCGAGCCCATCCTGCGCGAGGCCGTGTCGGTCTTCGCCGAGAGCCATACGGCCATCCGCTGGGTCGTGCGGGTCGAGGACGTGCCGGCCGTCATGCTCGACCGCGAGGCCATGGGTCGCGCCTTCGCCAACATCCTCCTCAATGCCGCCGAGATCCTGGCGGGCCGGGAAGACGGCCGCGTGGAAACCGTCCTCTACTCCCGCAAGCGCAAGGGGCGGGTCTACATCGAGATCAGCGACAACGGGCCGGGCATCAAGCCCGAGGAGCAGTCGCGCATGTTCGAGCCTTACTATTCGACCAAACGCAGCGGCACGGGGCTGGGCCTGACCATCGTCAAGTCCATCGTCAACGACCATCACGGCCACATCCGTGTCAAACCCAACGAGCCCGCCGGCACGACCTTCGTCATCGAGTTGCCGTCGGCGCGCAGCGAGGCGTGA
- a CDS encoding sigma-54-dependent transcriptional regulator — MSTASILIIDDERDIRAALRGIFEDEGWQVSEAGNGTEGLAMALDGDFDLIFLDIWMPGLDGMGVLVSMREKGVDSPVIMISGHGNIETAVTALKNGAFDFIEKPLSLDDTLVAAGKALELSRLKRENRELRSRIRPEGVPVIIGSSPGIVRLRQLIEQVAPTEAWVLITGENGTGKEVAARAIHAASRRAAREMVCVNCAAIPEELIESELFGHEKGAFTGADKARKGKFELADKGTLFLDEIADMSLKTQAKILRILQEQKFERVGGTKSFRVDVRVIAATNKDLVREMTEGRFRQDLYYRLNVFPVTVPALRERAEDIPEMIGHFSRLMIEEQSLQPVRLDREVLDALTRYAWPGNVRELRNFVERIYILYQGRDVDITMLPPEYRAAAARDALAEVPDGVTDFKEARARFEEAFLRRGLARADGNIARLAEAIGLERTYLYRKLKTYGIGIDEGRQRDGLGRQ; from the coding sequence ATGAGCACCGCATCCATTCTCATCATCGACGACGAGAGGGACATCCGCGCGGCGCTGCGCGGCATTTTCGAGGACGAGGGCTGGCAGGTGTCCGAGGCCGGCAACGGGACCGAGGGTCTGGCCATGGCCCTGGACGGGGACTTCGACCTCATCTTCCTGGACATCTGGATGCCGGGCCTCGACGGCATGGGCGTGCTCGTGTCCATGCGCGAGAAGGGCGTGGACTCTCCGGTCATCATGATCTCCGGCCACGGCAACATCGAGACAGCAGTCACGGCACTCAAGAACGGAGCCTTCGACTTCATCGAGAAGCCGCTGTCCCTGGACGACACCCTGGTCGCTGCCGGCAAGGCCCTGGAACTGTCCCGCCTCAAGCGTGAGAACCGGGAGTTGCGCTCTCGCATCCGCCCCGAAGGCGTGCCGGTCATCATCGGCTCCTCGCCGGGCATCGTCCGGCTGCGTCAGCTCATCGAGCAGGTCGCGCCCACCGAGGCCTGGGTGCTCATCACCGGCGAGAACGGGACGGGCAAGGAGGTCGCGGCCAGGGCCATCCACGCGGCGAGCCGCCGCGCCGCTCGGGAGATGGTCTGCGTGAACTGCGCGGCCATCCCCGAGGAACTCATCGAGAGCGAGCTTTTCGGCCACGAGAAGGGCGCCTTCACCGGAGCCGACAAGGCGCGTAAGGGCAAGTTCGAGCTGGCGGACAAGGGGACGCTCTTCCTGGACGAAATCGCCGACATGAGCCTCAAGACCCAGGCCAAGATCCTGCGCATCCTGCAGGAGCAGAAGTTCGAGCGCGTCGGCGGGACGAAGTCCTTCCGGGTGGATGTGCGGGTCATCGCAGCCACCAACAAGGATCTGGTCAGGGAGATGACCGAGGGGCGCTTCCGCCAGGACCTCTACTATCGCCTCAACGTCTTTCCCGTCACGGTCCCGGCTCTGCGCGAGCGGGCCGAGGACATCCCCGAGATGATCGGACATTTTTCGCGGCTCATGATCGAGGAGCAGAGCCTGCAGCCCGTGCGTCTGGACCGCGAGGTCCTGGACGCGCTCACGCGGTATGCGTGGCCGGGCAACGTGCGCGAACTCAGAAACTTCGTGGAGAGGATCTACATCCTCTATCAGGGACGGGACGTGGACATCACCATGCTCCCGCCGGAATACCGCGCCGCCGCGGCCCGGGACGCCCTGGCCGAGGTGCCGGACGGGGTCACGGATTTCAAGGAGGCCCGCGCCCGGTTCGAGGAGGCCTTCCTGCGCCGGGGGCTGGCCCGCGCTGACGGCAACATCGCCCGCTTGGCCGAGGCCATCGGGCTGGAGCGGACATACCTTTACCGCAAACTCAAGACCTATGGCATCGGCATAGACGAAGGCCGTCAGCGGGACGGCCTCGGGAGGCAGTGA